Proteins co-encoded in one Papaver somniferum cultivar HN1 chromosome 5, ASM357369v1, whole genome shotgun sequence genomic window:
- the LOC113281904 gene encoding 6-phosphogluconate dehydrogenase, decarboxylating 3-like encodes MAPPLTRIGLAGLAVMGQNLALNIADKGFPISVYNRTTSKVDETVERAKQEGDLPLYGFHDPESFIKSIQKPRVVIMLVKAGAPVDQTIKILSVYLEKGDCIIDGGNEWYENTERREKEMAELGLLYLGMGVSGGEEGARRGPSMMPGGSLQAYKNIEDILLKVAAQVPDSGPCVTYIGEGGSGNFVKMVHNGIEYGDMQLIAEAYDVLKSVGKLSNEELHQVFLDWNKGELLSFLVEITADIFGIKDDKADGHLVDKVLDKTGMKGTGKWTVQQAADLSIAAPTIASSLDARFLSGLKEERVEAAKVFKSAGFGDILTDQAVDKKKLIDDVRQALYASKICSYAQGMNLIRAKSIEKGWGLQLGELARIWKGGCIIRAMFLDRIKKAYDRNADLANLLVDPEFAKEIIERQAAWRRVVCLAINSGISTPGVSTSLAYFDTYRRDRLPANLVQAQRDYFGAHTYERTDMERSFHTEWFKIAQQSKI; translated from the coding sequence ATGGCTCCACCACTCACTAGAATAGGTCTTGCTGGATTAGCTGTTATGGGCCAAAATCTCGCCCTCAACATTGCAGACAAAGGCTTTCCAATTTCTGTTTACAACAGAACAACCTCCAAAGTTGATGAAACTGTTGAACGTGCCAAACAAGAAGGAGACCTCCCTCTATACGGTTTCCATGATCCTGAATCATTTATTAAGTCCATCCAGAAGCCTCGTGTTGTGATCATGCTTGTTAAGGCTGGGGCTCCAGTTGATCAAACCATCAAAATCCTTTCTGTCTACTTAGAGAAAGGTGATTGTATTATTGATGGGGGTAATGAATGGTATGAGAACACCGAGCGGAGGGAGAAAGAAATGGCTGAATTGGGTCTTTTATATCTTGGTATGGGAGTTTCAGGTGGTGAAGAGGGCGCTCGACGTGGTCCCTCTATGATGCCCGGAGGATCCTTACAGGCATACAAAAATATAGAAGATATTCTTCTTAAAGTAGCAGCTCAAGTTCCTGATAGTGGTCCATGTGTTACTTACATAGGTGAAGGAGGATCAGGAAATTTTGTGAAAATGGTTCACAATGGAATCGAATATGGTGATATGCAACTAATTGCCGAGGCGTACGATGTACTAAAATCAGTCGGGAAACTTTCAAATGAGGAGTTACACCAAGTTTTCCTGGACTGGAACAAAGGGGAGCTTCTTAGTTTTTTGGTTGAGATCACTGcggatatttttggaattaaggaTGACAAAGCAGATGGCCATTTGGTTGACAAGGTTTTGGACAAAACTGGCATGAAAGGTACTGGTAAATGGACCGTCCAACAAGCTGCAGATTTATCAATTGCAGCTCCAACTATAGCTTCTTCATTGGATGCAAGGTTCCTTAGTGGGTTAAAGGAAGAAAGAGTAGAAGCTGCTAAAGTTTTCAAATCCGCTGGATTTGGTGACATCTTAACTGATCAAGCTGTGGACAAAAAGAAGTTGATAGATGACGTGAGACAAGCTCTATATGCATCGAAAATATGTAGTTATGCGCAGGGGATGAATCTTATTCGCGCTAAGAGCATCGAAAAGGGTTGGGGCTTGCAATTGGGTGAGCTAGCTAGGATTTGGAAGGGAGGTTGCATTATCCGTGCCATGTTCTTGGATCGTATCAAGAAGGCCTACGACAGGAATGCTGATCTTGCAAACCTTCTCGTTGATCCAGAGTTCGCAAAGGAGATCATTGAGCGTCAAGCTGCTTGGCGCCGAGTTGTTTGTCTTGCCATCAACTCAGGTATCAGCACTCCGGGTGTGTCCACTAGTTTAGCTTATTTTGACACTTACAGGAGGGATAGGTTGCCTGCGAATTTGGTCCAGGCCCAAAGAGATTATTTTGGAGCTCACACTTATGAAAGGACTGATATGGAAAGATCCTTCCATACTGAGTGGTTCAAGATTGCTCAACAGTCAAAGATCTGA
- the LOC113281905 gene encoding uncharacterized protein LOC113281905, whose product MDHSSQNIYGYTEECSSSESGWTMYIASPVDNDGSNVTTGDGGGYHSDEHRNIKNKLKNNYDDSDDSMNSDASSGPNHRYSVDGGTSHYKKDNGNNKFYSFKKKTPTMEKKREGTKVDKKIEEPVMLFNPPAASVPTSTTKSRKLKWFGKGK is encoded by the coding sequence atggATCATTCATCTCAAAATATCTATGGATACACAGAAGAATGCAGCAGTAGTGAATCAGGGTGGACTATGTATATAGCTTCACCAGTGGATAATGATGGTAGTAATGTCACtactggtgatggtggtggttatcATAGTGATGAGCATAGAAATATTAAGAATAAGTTGAAGAACAACTATGATGATAGCGATGATTCGATGAATTCCGATGCGTCTTCCGGTCCAAATCATCGATACAGCGTTGATGGTGGTACTAGTCATTACAAGAAAGACAATGGTAATAACAAGTTTTATTCATTCAAGAAGAAAACACCTACTatggagaagaaaagagaagggaCTAAAGTTGATAAGAAAATTGAAGAACCAGTTATGTTGTTTAATCCTCCTGCTGCATCTGTTCCTACTAGTACCACCAAGTCAAGAAAACTCAAGTGGTTTGGCAAAGGTAAATAA